In the Sandaracinus amylolyticus genome, CGACGTGCCGAAGAGCGTGCTGCCGGCGAGCCCGATGATGTAGTCGATCGCGGGCACCGCGTGCGCGTTCCGATGGAAGTGCTCGTGCATCATCGTGAACACGCCCTGCATGAGCAGGCAGAAGAGCGCGATGAGCGCGATGCGCAGCGCGACGTGTGGCGCGTGCTCGATGCCGGTGAGCACCGCGGCCCAGCCGAGCACCTGGCCGCCGAGCACGACGAGGTTGTGGGCGCCGTAGCGGCCGCGCGAGCTCGCGACGGGTTCGGTGCGCGGGACGTTCTCGCTGCCCGGAGCGTCTTTCGGAGGCATCGGTCGCACGGGCGCGAGTGTGGGAGCGCGACGCGTGCGCGCGCAAATGCTCGCTTGCGCAGGTGAGAAAATCGGGGGAACCCTCGCGCGTGCAGACGCCCGCTCGCTGGCGCCCCGAGGGCTTCGACGCGTACCGCGCGCTCTACCCCGCGACGCCCGCGTTCGCGCTGCCCGACCTCGCGACGACGAGCGAGTTCGCGACGCGATGGACCGCGATGTCGAAGCTGCGCGAGGAGGCGTGGCCCGCGACGTTCGCGCCGGTCGTCGATCGCATCGCCGTGGTGTTCGTGCGCGGCTACCTCGGCAATTGGATGCCGGGGAACCTCATGGCGCCGACGCGCGCGTTGCGCGCGCTCGGCATCCCGGTCGTGCTCCATCGCAGCGCCGCCGAGGGTCCGATCGCGCGCAACGCGCGGATGCTCGGCGATGCGATCCGTCGCGACCTCCCGAGCGATCGCGAGCTCGTCATCGCGGGGCACAGCCGCGGTGGGCTCGAGGCGCGATGGCTCGTCGCGCACGACGACGAGCTCGCGAAGCGCACGACGGTCGTGCTCACGTCGCAGACGCCGCGCGGTCCTTCGCCCGTGCTCGAGAGCATGCTGCTCGGCGAGCACCGCGCGACGCTGCGCAAGCCGCACCGTCGCATCGCCGAGGGCGTGCAGCGCGTCGGTCTCCACGCGATCGGCGCGGCGACGGGCGGACGCGAGCTGACGCGCGAAGGAATCGCGCGCGTGGTCGAGACGCTCGCGCGCGCCGGCGACGTCACGCGGGTGATCCAGACCGCGTCGTGGTCGAGCGTGCCGACGACGTGGCTCGACTCGTTCCACGAGCGGCTCGGCGAGATCGCACCGGGACGCGCGCACGACGGGCAGTTCTTCCTCGACGACCTCGTGTGGCCCGGCGTGCCGCACGTGCTCCTGCCGCACCTCGATCACGCGCAGCCCGCGATGGGCGGTCACGGCTTCGATCACGTACGGTACTGGCTCGTGATGCTCTCGCTCGCGCTGCAGCTCGAGGTCTCGCGATGAGCGCGCACGATCCCGAGCTGCAGGACGCGCACCTCGTCGACGATCTCGAGTCGTCGCTCGATGCCGCCCGCACCGAGACGAAGCTCTCGCGCAGCGCGGTGCCACGCGACCTGCTGCGCACCGCGACGCGCGCCGGGCTCCTGCGCATGGCGCTCGAGGAGTGGGCGATGCTCGCGCTCCTCTGGATCGCGATGAGCATCGCGCCGTGGTGGTGCTACCCGGTGCTCGCGCTGCTCGTCGCGGGGCGCCTGCACGCGCTCGGCATCCTGATGCACGACTGCTCGCACATGCCGATGCCGGGCAGCCGCAAGGACCTCGTCGTGCGCGTGCTCGAGGTGCTCTGCGCATATCCGATCGCGACGACGATGAACGCGATGCGGTACCACCACCTGCGCCACCACCGCGACAGCGGCATGCGCAGCGACCCGTACTTCAAAGCGAACCTCGAGGGCCGCCCGCTGATGTACGCGCTCAACGTGCTGCGGGGCGCGGTGCTGATCCCGTTCTGGACGCTGCGCGTGCCGGTCGGTCTGCTCGCGGTCGTGTGGCCGCGCGCGCGCAACGTGTACGGGCGCGTCTGGCTCCAGGACAAGTCGGGCAAGGACCTCACGCATTCGCGGGAGGTCGTCGACTGCGGTCGCGCCGAGCTCGGCCAGGGCGTGTTCCAGGCGCTGGTGATCGCGGCGTGGATCGCGTGGCCGCGCGAGGTGCTCTTCGGCTACGTGATCCCGGTGACGATCACCGGGCTGCTCGCGGCGTGGCGCCTCCTGCAGGAGCACAACTACGTGCGCGCCGAGGATCGCAGCCTCGCGACGATCCTCGCGACGACGAACGATCACCACATCCGATGGGTCGACAAGCTCGTGCTCGCGCCGCGCAACATCGGGCACCACGTCGCACACCACCTGCACCCGCAGGTCGGGCTCGAGCACCTGCCCGCACTGCGCGCGTGGTACGCCGAGCGCTTCCCCGATCGTTATCCGCGCCCGCAGTGATTGCGCGCGTCGTGATCGCGCGTAAGGCTGCGCGCTGTTTCCGGTCTCGCGGACTGATCGCCGCGAAGCCTCGGGCGGGTAGCTCAGCGGCAGAGCAGAGGTTTTACACACCTCGGGTCGCAGGTTCGATCCCTGTCCCGCCCATCGATCGCCGCCGCGCCGGGTCGGCTCGATCCCACGCCGGTCGACGAGCGCGCGCCTCCCGTGTGACGCGAGCGCGCGCTGCATCGTCACGACCGCACCCGACGCGTGGCGCGCACGCCGAATGACTTCGCACGACGGGTGCCGACGCGTGTCCGTGCTCCCGTTCGGATCACGAGGACCCTCCCGACGCGTGTCTGGTGCCTCCGATCAGATCCCACCGCGCGTCCCGACGCGTGTCTGGTGCCTCCGATCGAATCCCACCGCGCGTCCCGACGCGTGTCCGGTGCCTCCGATCGAATTCCACCGCGCGTCCCGCCACGCGTCCGGTGCCTCGTGGCGGACGCAGAGCGCGCTCACGCCGCGACTTCCAGCCCGTCCTCGCGATCCCACGCGTGTCCACGCCGGCCAGCACACCGCGGCCGATTCCGCCACTGCCGGTCGACGACGCCTGCGCTGTATCCTCGCGGGCATGCGCTTCTCTGCTTGCCCGTGGGTCGCCGTGCTCTCCGCGCTGCTGCTCGTCGCGTGTGGCGACGACGATGGGAGCGCCGATCCCGATGCCGGCACGCCCGACGCGGGCCCCTCGTACCCAGTCGAGTGCGAGAACATCAGCCCGATGGACTGCCTGCTCCCGTGGCCGTCCAGTCGCTACCTCGCCCCGGACGAGACCACCGCGACGGGCGTGCGCATCGAGATCCCCGAGGCCGCGATGCCGCGCAACTTCCGCGCGGTGCCGGCCGATCCCGCCATCCTCTCGCGCTTCGACGGATTCAGCGCGGCGACGTCGATCATCACCGCGTTCGCCGACATCGATCCCTCGAACCTGCCCGACGAGGAGCACATCGAGGACAGCCTCGCGCAGGGCTCGCCGACCGTGCTGATCGACGCCGAGACCGGCGAGCGCGTCGCGCACTTCGCCGAGCTCGACACCTGGGAGTACATCGATCCCGCGCGCCGTCCGCTCTACATCCGCCCCGCCGCGCGTCTCGCGCAGCAGCGCCGCTACCTCGTCGCGATCCGCGATCTCCGCCACACCGACGGCAGCGCGATCGAGCCCTCCGCGTACTTCCGCGCGCTGCGCGACGACACGCCGCTGCCCGACGCGAGCGACATCGAGTCGCGGCGCGCGCACTTCGAGGACGTCTTCACCCGCCTCGAGGCCGCGGGCGTCGATCGCGCGACGCTGGTGGAGGCGTGGGACTTCCAGACCGGCACCGACGAGATCGCGTGGCACGACACGATCTCCGTGCGCGATCAGGGCCTGCGCGCGATGGCGACCGACACCGCGCCGCGCTGCACCGTCACGACGACGCGCGATGCGCCGCGCGCCGAGATCTGGCGTGAGATCGAGGGCACGGTGCGCGTGCCGCTCTTCCTGCGCGGCACCGACCCCAACTCGTTCGACGAGTCGACGCTGAGCCGCGGCGACGACGGCGAGCCGGCGCAGAACGGCTGGGCCGACGTGCCGTTCATCATCCGCATCCCGAACAGCGTGCGGGCGCGCGTGGCGGCGGGTGGCGAGCCGGTGCGTCTGCTCGACTACGGCCACGGCCTCTTCGGCGATCGCTTCGGCGACGGCGGGACCGTCAGCCGCACGATCGAAGCGAACGAGATGGTGTCGGTGCAGATCGACTGGTGGGGCTGGTCGCGCGACGACGTGACGCGCGTCGCGCAGACGCTCCAGGACTTCTCCGAGTTCGTGTCGTTCGGCGAGCGCGCGGTGCAGGGCGTCGCGAACCACGTGTTCCTCCACCGCGCGTTCTCGGTGGAGGGAGGCTGCGCCGAGCTCGAGGAGCTGCAGATCCCGCTCGACGCCGGTGGCGGCACCGCGCCCGCGATCGATCGCGAGGAGCTCTACTACTACGGCAACAGCCAGGGTGGGATCTTCGGGCTCTCGCTCGCGGGCATCGCGGTCGACGTCGATCGCTTCGTGCTCGGCGTCGGCGGGATGACCTACTCGGTCATGATCCCGCGCTCGTCGAACTGGGTGACGTACGGCAGCATCATGGAGCTCGGGTATCGCGATCCGCTGCAGCGCTCGATGCTGATGGTGCTCGCGCAGTCGCTCTTCGATCTCGCCGAGCCCGCGACGTACGCGCCGCACGTGCTGCGCGATCCGCTGCCCTGCGCCGACGACGTCTGTGCGTCGGGCGCGACTCCGCTCAAGCACGTGCTCTCGCAGATCGGTCGCGACGACGCGCAGGTGCCGAACGTCGCGGCGCACATCGCAGCGCGCACGATGGGCATCGGGTACGCGAGCCCCGCGCCCTACGAGCCGTGGAACATGGAGGCGCTCACCGCGGACATGGGCGCGTCGCTCGGCACCGACGCGATGGTCGTGTACGACATCCCCGAAGTGCCGGTGCTCCCGCTCGGCACGCGCAATCCGGGCGGCGACAACCCCGCGCACAGCGGGGTGCGCGAGTCGCCCGCGGCGGTGGAGCAGATCGATCTCTTCCTGCGCCCCGACGGAACCGTCGTGCAGACGTGCGACGGGGTCTGCGACCCGACCTGATCGATCAGCGCCTCCGGCGCGCCGCGATCCAGGCGTCGATCGAGTAGCGACCCGGGCCGGTGATCATCAGCGCGATCGCCGGCACGAGGAACAGGAACGCGTGCTCCTTGTCGCTCCACGGATCCGCGGCGTGGGCGACGAAGACCGCGACGAGCATCGTGAACGCGAACGGGATCGCCGCGAGGCGCGTCCCGAGACCGAGCGCGATCAGCACGCCGCACACGAGCTCACCGAAGATCGCGAGCGCGAGGCTCGGCACCTCTCCGAGCCCGAAGGGATCCGCGAAGCGCGGCTCGGGCCCCATGAAGCGCTCGAGCTTCGGCCATCCGTGCGCGATCGCCATCGTCATCCCGACGCCCACGCGCAGCAGGAGCAATCCTGCCGACGGCACCACACCGACCTCGAGCCGCGCATCGTTCTTCGTCACTCGTCCGCTCCTTCGACCAGGTACAATCCCGCCCCGTCATGTTGTCGGGCGCCCGCGGCGTCCACCCCGAGCACGTGGGAGCGCAGTGTTGATCGAAGGCCCCGTCCTCGGCATCGATCTCGGAACGACGAACAGCGTCGTCGCGATCACCGACGGGCAGCACGCCCGCGTGCTCGCAGACCCCGAGGGGAACCGACTCGTGCCCTCGTGCGTGTCGTTCACGCCGGAAGGGCAGGTCCTGGTCGGCCACGCGGCGCGCGAGCGACGCCTCGTCGACGCCGAGAACACCGTGTACTCGGTGAAGCGCCTGATCGGGCGCCCCTTCACGAGCCCCGAGGTCCAGCGCGCGCGCGAGCGCTTCGCGTTCACCATCGAGCCGAGCCGCACCGGCGGCGTGCAGGTGAAGGTCCGCAAGGGCACCTACGCGCTGCCCGAGCTGAGCGCGCTGGTGCTGCGACACCTGCGCGAGGTCGCGGAGGCCGCGCTGGGCGTCGAGTGCAAGCGCGCGGTCATCACCGTGCCCGCGAACTTCAACGAGCTGCAGCGCAGCGCGACGCAGGCCGCGGGCAAGGTCGCGGGCCTCGAGGTGCTGCGGATCATCCACGAGCCGACCGCCGCGACGCTCGCCTACGGCTACGGACGCGACAAGCCCGAGACGATCGCGGTCTACGACTTCGGCGGCGGCACGTTCGACATCACGGTGCTCGATCTCGATCGCGACGTGTTCGAGGTCGTCTCGACCGCGGGCGACACGTTCCTCGGCGGCGACGACATCGATCTCTCGATCGCGGAGATGATGGCGGACGCGTGCACGAAGGAGCACGGCTACGACGTGCGCGGCGACCTGCAAGCGTTCGAGCGCATGCGCGCCGCGGCGGAGTGGGCGAAGTGCCAGCTCTCGTCGGTGCCCGAGGCGGAGCTCACGCTCGAGCAGCTCTTCACCAAGCCCGGCGGTCTGATGCGACGCGCCGAGACGATCGACTTCACGTTCCGCATGACCGCCGACGAGCTCGAGGCGCGCATGCGCCCGCTGATCGCGCGCACGTTCGACGTGGTCGCCGACGCGCTGCGCGAGGCGGGACGCAGGCCGCGCGAGATCGACAACGTCGTGCTGGTCGGAGGCTCGACGCGCATCCCGCTGGTGCGCCGCATGGTCGAGGAGCACTTCGGTCGTGCGCCGCGCGCCGACATCGATCCCGACCTCGTGGTCGCGCAGGGCGCGGCGATCCACGCGTGGACGCTCGCGGGCAAGCCTGCGGCGTCGATCGCCCCGGGCGCGCCGCCGGGCGGGCGCGCCGCACTGCGCAAGGGAACGCTGGTGTCCGGCCCGCGCGCGAGCGAGCTGCCCAAGCAGCCCGCGTTCGCGCCCCCGCCGGTGTCGGTGCCGAAGCCGCGCCTCGTGCCGCCGCCCTCGGCGCTCGCCTCGCGCAACGTGGTGGTGCCCTCGCCCGCGTCGCTGGCACGCCCCGACTCGATGCCCGCGCCGAGCGGCGACGATCCCTTCGCGCGCACCTCGCTCGAGCTCGGGCAGAGCAGCGTCGCAGTGCTCGCACCGCCCGCGCGCGTCGGCACCACGTCGGACTCGGGGCTGCTCGAGCTCGACGATCCGCTCGCGCGCGCCCGCACCACGACGCGCGAGGGATCGATCGCGGCGCGCCGTCCGATCGAGGTCGCGGTGCCCGCACCGATCGACGCGCCCTTCGCCGAGCCGAGCGCGCGCAAGATGGTCGCCGCGAACGTCGACGCGCCCTTCGATCTGCCGGAGACCGCGCGCAAGAAGCCGCGACGCGACGCGACCGTGCCCTTCGGCATCGGCGCGCCCGCCGCGATCGACTCGCCCTTCGGCGACGAGCCCGCGAGCGCGCCGACCCGTGACGCGCTCGCCGAGGGCATCGCCGCGCTCGATGCGCCGCTCGGCCTGCCCGAGCCCGCGCCGCTGGTGCGCGATCCGCTCGATGCCGGGATGTTCGAGGTCGAGCTCGAGTCGGTGCCGCCCGAGGCGCCGCCGGTGCCGCCGCCTCCCGCGCGCCTGGCGCCTCCGCCGCCTCCGCCGCCGCGAAGGCCTCCTCCTCCGCCCCCGCCGAGCCTGCCGGTGCTCGAGATCGACGAGCCCCCGCCGATCGCGATCGACGAATTCGCGCTCTCGCCCGACGACTTCGCTTCGCCGCCCGCGCAGGATCCCCGCCTCGCGCCGCACGTGCCCGAGCTCCCGATCGCGAGCGCCGCGCCTGCGCCGCTGCTGATGGACGTCACGCCGCTCTCGCTCGGGCTCGAGACCGCGGGCGGGTTCTGCGCGCCGATCGTTCCGCGCAACGCGCCGGTGCCCGCCGAGAAGTCGCGCGTCTTCTCGACCGCGCGAGACGACCAGGAAGCGGTCGAGCTGCGCATCTGTCAGGGCGAGTCCACGCGCTTCGCCGACAACGAGCTCCTCGGCACGCTCGTGTTCGACGGGATCCGCAAGGCGCGCCGCGGCGCGGTGCGCATCGACGTCAGCTTCCTGCTCGACGCGAGCGGCATCCTCGACGTGCGCGCGACCGATCTCGACACCGGACGCGCGCAGCACACGCGCATCCACCTGCAGGGCGGGCTCGATCCGAACGAGATCGACGAGATGCGCCGTCGTCAGGAGCGCGAGCTCGCCTGATGTCGAACGACGACCGCCTCGATCAGCTCGACTACTACACGCTGCTCGGCGTCGCGCGCGACGCGAGCGTCGAGGACGTGAAGCGCGCGTTCCGCACCTTCGCGCGCCGCTATCACCCCGATCGATTCGCCGGCCAGGAGACAGAGAAGGTCGCGCGCGCCACGCGCATCTACCGCCGCGGCAGCGAGGCCGTGCAGACGCTGAGCGATCCCACCGCGCGCCGCGCCTACGACGCCGTGCTCGCCAAGGGCGAGCTGCGCCTCAAGAGCGACGCGCGCGCGCCGGTCGAGCCCGCGAAGCCCGCGCGGCGCGAGGAGCCGAGCAAGCCCACGCTCCAGTCCCCGACCGCGCGCGCGTTCTTCACGAAGGCGCAGGACGCCGCGCGCGCCGGTGATCTCCAGACTGCGTGGCGCCAGATCAAAGCCGCGATGCAGCACGAGCCGGGCAGCCCGATCCTCGAGCAAGCGCTCCAGAAGATCGAGCGCGCCATGCGCGGCTGGTGATCACTCGCGCAGCAGCACGTCGCAGTAGTAGCGGATGCGCTTCACCAGCGCGCCGTGCGGGCGCTGGTGGATGTCCTTCTTCAGCGCGAGCATGACCTTGCGCTGGATCGTGTACGCGTTGACCACGGGCTTGGGCGCCTCGACGCTCGACGCGACCTCGCGCACCGCGTCGAACACGCGCTCGCGCGGCCAGCCCCACGTCTCGAGATCCTCGTCGCTGACGCGCTCGATCATCCGCTCGGCGAGCGCGCGCTTCTTCGCGTCCTTCGCGAGCTCGGCCGCCC is a window encoding:
- a CDS encoding esterase/lipase family protein, with amino-acid sequence MQTPARWRPEGFDAYRALYPATPAFALPDLATTSEFATRWTAMSKLREEAWPATFAPVVDRIAVVFVRGYLGNWMPGNLMAPTRALRALGIPVVLHRSAAEGPIARNARMLGDAIRRDLPSDRELVIAGHSRGGLEARWLVAHDDELAKRTTVVLTSQTPRGPSPVLESMLLGEHRATLRKPHRRIAEGVQRVGLHAIGAATGGRELTREGIARVVETLARAGDVTRVIQTASWSSVPTTWLDSFHERLGEIAPGRAHDGQFFLDDLVWPGVPHVLLPHLDHAQPAMGGHGFDHVRYWLVMLSLALQLEVSR
- a CDS encoding fatty acid desaturase family protein encodes the protein MSAHDPELQDAHLVDDLESSLDAARTETKLSRSAVPRDLLRTATRAGLLRMALEEWAMLALLWIAMSIAPWWCYPVLALLVAGRLHALGILMHDCSHMPMPGSRKDLVVRVLEVLCAYPIATTMNAMRYHHLRHHRDSGMRSDPYFKANLEGRPLMYALNVLRGAVLIPFWTLRVPVGLLAVVWPRARNVYGRVWLQDKSGKDLTHSREVVDCGRAELGQGVFQALVIAAWIAWPREVLFGYVIPVTITGLLAAWRLLQEHNYVRAEDRSLATILATTNDHHIRWVDKLVLAPRNIGHHVAHHLHPQVGLEHLPALRAWYAERFPDRYPRPQ
- a CDS encoding DoxX family protein — encoded protein: MTKNDARLEVGVVPSAGLLLLRVGVGMTMAIAHGWPKLERFMGPEPRFADPFGLGEVPSLALAIFGELVCGVLIALGLGTRLAAIPFAFTMLVAVFVAHAADPWSDKEHAFLFLVPAIALMITGPGRYSIDAWIAARRRR
- a CDS encoding Hsp70 family protein; this translates as MIEGPVLGIDLGTTNSVVAITDGQHARVLADPEGNRLVPSCVSFTPEGQVLVGHAARERRLVDAENTVYSVKRLIGRPFTSPEVQRARERFAFTIEPSRTGGVQVKVRKGTYALPELSALVLRHLREVAEAALGVECKRAVITVPANFNELQRSATQAAGKVAGLEVLRIIHEPTAATLAYGYGRDKPETIAVYDFGGGTFDITVLDLDRDVFEVVSTAGDTFLGGDDIDLSIAEMMADACTKEHGYDVRGDLQAFERMRAAAEWAKCQLSSVPEAELTLEQLFTKPGGLMRRAETIDFTFRMTADELEARMRPLIARTFDVVADALREAGRRPREIDNVVLVGGSTRIPLVRRMVEEHFGRAPRADIDPDLVVAQGAAIHAWTLAGKPAASIAPGAPPGGRAALRKGTLVSGPRASELPKQPAFAPPPVSVPKPRLVPPPSALASRNVVVPSPASLARPDSMPAPSGDDPFARTSLELGQSSVAVLAPPARVGTTSDSGLLELDDPLARARTTTREGSIAARRPIEVAVPAPIDAPFAEPSARKMVAANVDAPFDLPETARKKPRRDATVPFGIGAPAAIDSPFGDEPASAPTRDALAEGIAALDAPLGLPEPAPLVRDPLDAGMFEVELESVPPEAPPVPPPPARLAPPPPPPPRRPPPPPPPSLPVLEIDEPPPIAIDEFALSPDDFASPPAQDPRLAPHVPELPIASAAPAPLLMDVTPLSLGLETAGGFCAPIVPRNAPVPAEKSRVFSTARDDQEAVELRICQGESTRFADNELLGTLVFDGIRKARRGAVRIDVSFLLDASGILDVRATDLDTGRAQHTRIHLQGGLDPNEIDEMRRRQERELA
- a CDS encoding J domain-containing protein — its product is MSNDDRLDQLDYYTLLGVARDASVEDVKRAFRTFARRYHPDRFAGQETEKVARATRIYRRGSEAVQTLSDPTARRAYDAVLAKGELRLKSDARAPVEPAKPARREEPSKPTLQSPTARAFFTKAQDAARAGDLQTAWRQIKAAMQHEPGSPILEQALQKIERAMRGW